Proteins from a genomic interval of Streptomyces sp. NBC_01445:
- a CDS encoding GntR family transcriptional regulator has product MKTSKGVPLHEKLGAEFLRRIESGEWPEGEPVPSESQLCEEFGTSRGPVRQALSILRSDGHLVGGRGKPPVARRAAPSQPFASLMSFTQWARSIGREPGQLTVEVARRRASPEAAARLGLDEGEPVVDLVRLRHLDGVPVMVERSTFVLHVGRHLFDMDPDAGSIYEALCARDVDLHHARHTIDAIAADTQDASLLGIEPGEPLLRVRRLALSRDGVPLEYADDRYLPTLANFTIENTAEGRTVVGRYRTDEENPSD; this is encoded by the coding sequence GTGAAGACAAGTAAGGGTGTTCCGCTCCACGAGAAGCTCGGCGCCGAGTTCCTGCGGCGTATCGAGTCCGGTGAGTGGCCGGAGGGCGAGCCGGTACCGAGCGAATCCCAGCTCTGCGAAGAGTTCGGGACCTCCCGCGGGCCGGTGAGGCAGGCCTTGTCGATACTGCGGTCCGACGGGCATCTCGTCGGCGGTCGGGGCAAGCCGCCCGTCGCCCGCAGAGCAGCCCCGTCGCAGCCTTTCGCGTCGCTCATGTCGTTCACGCAGTGGGCCAGATCCATCGGCCGCGAACCGGGGCAGCTGACCGTCGAGGTCGCCCGCCGCCGGGCCTCCCCGGAGGCCGCCGCACGGCTCGGCCTCGACGAGGGCGAACCCGTGGTCGACCTGGTCCGGCTGCGTCACCTGGACGGTGTGCCGGTCATGGTCGAGCGCTCCACGTTCGTCCTCCACGTCGGCCGGCACCTGTTCGACATGGACCCCGACGCGGGCTCGATCTACGAGGCGCTGTGCGCACGCGATGTCGACCTGCACCACGCCCGCCACACCATCGACGCCATCGCCGCCGACACGCAGGACGCGTCGCTCCTCGGCATCGAGCCGGGCGAACCCCTGCTGCGCGTAAGGCGGTTGGCGCTCTCGCGGGACGGCGTGCCCCTGGAGTACGCCGACGACCGCTATCTGCCCACACTCGCCAACTTCACCATCGAGAACACCGCCGAGGGACGCACCGTCGTCGGCCGGTACCGCACTGACGAGGAGAACCCCAGTGATTGA
- the pgm gene encoding phosphoglucomutase (alpha-D-glucose-1,6-bisphosphate-dependent), with protein sequence MTERAGTQARPEDLVDVDELVDAYFTKVPDMDRPEQRVVFGTSGHRGSSLDGAFNERHIAAITQAIVEYRTAEGITGPLFIGPDTHALSRPALDTALSVLAANGVRVFADIHDSYVPTPALSHAILRWNSTAPDELGQADGIVITPSHNPPRDGGFKYNPPHGGPADSTATSWIARRANELLADGNRDVRTTKDVAPESYDFRERYVEELSSVIDTDAIRASGLRIGADPLGGASVHYWARIAKMYGLDLTVVNPEVDPTWRFMTLDWDGKIRMDPSSAPAMASVLAKRHDYDLLTGNDADADRHGIVTPDAGLMNPNHYLAVAIHYLATHRTGWRSDAAIGKTLVSSAVIDRIVASLGRELLEVPVGFKWFVPGLVDGSVAFGGEESAGASFVRKDGGVWTTDKDGILLALLAAEITAVTGKSPSEYYAELAAEHGSSSYARVDAKATKRQKARLAELSGDAITADTLAGEPITGRLSHAPGNGAAIGGVKVTTENAWFAARPSGTEDVYKIYAESFRGPDHLAQVQTEAQSIVDAALAED encoded by the coding sequence ATGACTGAGCGCGCAGGAACCCAGGCCAGGCCGGAGGATCTCGTCGACGTCGACGAACTCGTCGACGCGTACTTCACCAAGGTCCCCGATATGGACCGCCCCGAGCAGCGCGTCGTCTTCGGCACGAGCGGGCACCGGGGCTCCAGCCTGGACGGCGCGTTCAACGAACGGCACATCGCGGCGATCACGCAGGCCATCGTCGAGTACCGCACGGCCGAGGGCATCACGGGCCCGCTGTTCATCGGGCCCGACACCCACGCCCTCTCGCGCCCCGCGCTCGACACGGCACTCAGCGTCCTCGCGGCGAACGGTGTACGTGTCTTCGCCGACATCCACGACAGCTACGTGCCGACCCCGGCGCTCAGCCACGCCATCCTGCGCTGGAACAGCACCGCGCCCGACGAGCTCGGGCAGGCGGACGGCATCGTCATCACGCCGAGCCACAACCCGCCGCGCGACGGCGGCTTCAAGTACAACCCGCCGCACGGCGGCCCCGCGGACTCCACGGCGACCTCCTGGATCGCGCGCCGCGCCAACGAACTGCTCGCCGACGGCAACCGGGACGTGCGCACCACGAAGGACGTGGCTCCGGAGTCGTACGACTTCCGTGAGCGGTACGTCGAGGAGCTGAGCTCCGTCATCGACACCGACGCCATCCGGGCCTCCGGGCTGCGCATCGGCGCCGACCCGCTCGGCGGGGCGAGTGTGCACTACTGGGCGCGGATCGCCAAGATGTACGGACTCGACCTGACGGTGGTCAACCCCGAGGTGGATCCGACCTGGCGGTTCATGACGCTCGACTGGGACGGCAAGATCCGGATGGATCCCTCGTCGGCCCCCGCGATGGCGTCTGTCCTCGCGAAGCGGCACGACTACGACCTGCTGACGGGGAACGACGCGGACGCAGACCGGCACGGCATCGTCACGCCCGACGCCGGTCTCATGAACCCGAACCACTATCTCGCCGTCGCGATCCACTACTTGGCCACGCACCGCACCGGCTGGCGGTCCGATGCCGCGATCGGCAAGACGCTGGTGTCGAGCGCCGTCATCGACCGGATCGTCGCGTCGCTCGGCCGGGAGCTGCTCGAAGTCCCGGTCGGGTTCAAGTGGTTCGTGCCGGGGCTCGTCGACGGGTCGGTCGCCTTCGGCGGCGAGGAGAGCGCGGGCGCGAGCTTCGTGCGCAAGGACGGCGGCGTCTGGACGACCGACAAGGACGGCATTCTTCTCGCGCTGCTCGCGGCCGAGATCACTGCGGTGACCGGCAAGAGCCCGTCGGAGTACTACGCCGAACTCGCCGCGGAGCACGGCTCGTCCTCGTACGCGCGCGTGGACGCGAAGGCGACCAAGCGGCAGAAGGCACGGCTCGCCGAGCTCAGCGGCGACGCGATCACCGCGGACACCCTCGCGGGCGAGCCCATCACCGGGAGGCTCAGCCACGCGCCGGGCAACGGCGCCGCGATCGGCGGTGTGAAGGTCACCACGGAGAACGCCTGGTTCGCCGCACGACCGAGCGGCACGGAGGACGTGTACAAGATCTACGCCGAATCGTTCCGCGGCCCCGACCACCTGGCCCAGGTGCAGACGGAGGCGCAGTCGATCGTGGACGCGGCGCTCGCGGAGGACTGA
- a CDS encoding OsmC family protein: MADYRIETVRNGFRDWTARNDRGAEVRIGAAEDPDVQPSFTPVELLLAALGGCGGLVTDRTARTVEHDGLRIVVESVSRPEDDGRVGAVRVSYEVELPEGDEHAADAFARGVRLTHEKYCTVSRTVEHGARIEARLPDGTLVFMAG; this comes from the coding sequence ATGGCCGACTACCGCATCGAGACCGTCCGCAACGGCTTCCGCGACTGGACCGCACGCAACGACCGCGGCGCCGAGGTCCGCATCGGGGCGGCCGAAGACCCCGACGTGCAGCCGTCGTTCACCCCGGTCGAGCTGCTCCTCGCCGCGCTCGGCGGCTGCGGCGGCCTGGTCACCGACCGCACGGCCCGCACCGTCGAACACGACGGACTGCGCATCGTTGTGGAGTCCGTGTCGCGGCCCGAGGACGACGGCCGCGTCGGAGCGGTGCGCGTCAGCTACGAAGTGGAGCTGCCCGAGGGCGACGAGCACGCCGCCGACGCGTTCGCACGCGGTGTGCGCCTGACCCACGAGAAGTACTGCACCGTCAGCCGGACCGTGGAACACGGCGCCCGGATCGAGGCGCGACTCCCGGACGGCACGCTCGTCTTCATGGCGGGCTGA
- a CDS encoding cupin domain-containing protein has translation MPSARVLLTDVLRAADESRTGALWKLDGAARQLDANIVRLRPGTVVAEHVEPDLDVLLVVLEGGGSLRYADQEEQLAPGALVFIARGERRSLTAGPDGLAYLTAHRRRPGLTIARTPAREGGEPACLLSRICPACDRVSDDATAAYCARCGGRLPTA, from the coding sequence ATGCCGTCGGCCCGAGTGCTACTTACGGACGTGCTGCGTGCGGCGGACGAGTCACGGACAGGCGCCCTCTGGAAGCTCGACGGCGCGGCCCGGCAGCTCGACGCGAACATCGTCCGGCTGCGGCCCGGCACCGTCGTGGCCGAGCACGTCGAGCCGGACCTCGACGTCCTGCTCGTCGTCCTCGAAGGCGGCGGGTCGCTCCGGTACGCCGACCAGGAGGAGCAACTCGCGCCCGGCGCCCTCGTGTTCATAGCGCGTGGCGAACGGCGCTCCTTGACGGCCGGCCCCGACGGTCTCGCCTACCTCACCGCCCACCGCAGGCGCCCCGGCCTGACCATCGCACGGACCCCGGCCCGCGAGGGCGGCGAACCGGCCTGCCTGCTCAGCCGGATCTGCCCCGCCTGCGACCGGGTCTCCGACGACGCGACGGCGGCCTACTGTGCACGGTGCGGCGGACGCCTCCCCACCGCCTGA
- a CDS encoding Clp protease N-terminal domain-containing protein, whose protein sequence is MTESAKPVGMTTPVRLDDLIDAIKKVHTDALDQLSDAVIAADHLGDVADHLIGHFVDQARRSGASWTDIGRSMGVTRQAAQKRFVPKASGEAGELDPSSGFGRYTPRARNVVMSAQNEAQAAGNDEIRPEHLVLGLLAEPEGLAAQAIRAQGVLLDTVRQNATATLPPAVSDVPGLVKFDANARKALELTFREALRLGHNYIGTEHILLALLEQENGAGTLAESGIDKAASEAHIAKTLAAIVKERTKQES, encoded by the coding sequence ATGACGGAATCTGCGAAGCCCGTAGGCATGACCACACCCGTACGCCTCGACGACCTGATCGACGCCATCAAGAAGGTCCACACCGACGCACTCGACCAGCTCTCCGACGCCGTGATCGCCGCGGATCATCTCGGCGACGTCGCGGACCATCTGATCGGCCACTTCGTGGACCAGGCACGCCGCTCCGGGGCGTCCTGGACCGACATCGGCAGGAGCATGGGGGTCACCCGGCAGGCCGCCCAGAAGCGGTTCGTGCCCAAGGCCTCCGGAGAGGCCGGTGAGCTCGACCCCAGCTCGGGCTTCGGCCGCTACACCCCGCGGGCGCGCAACGTCGTGATGTCCGCGCAGAACGAGGCCCAGGCCGCCGGCAACGACGAGATCCGGCCCGAACACCTCGTCCTCGGCCTGCTCGCCGAACCCGAAGGGCTCGCCGCACAGGCCATCCGGGCCCAGGGCGTACTCCTGGACACCGTGCGGCAGAACGCGACGGCCACGCTGCCTCCGGCCGTCTCCGACGTGCCCGGCCTCGTCAAGTTCGACGCGAACGCGAGGAAGGCCCTGGAGCTGACCTTCCGCGAGGCGCTGCGCCTGGGCCACAACTACATCGGTACGGAGCACATCCTGCTGGCCCTCCTGGAGCAGGAGAACGGCGCGGGCACCCTCGCCGAGTCCGGCATCGACAAGGCCGCCTCCGAGGCACACATCGCGAAGACGCTGGCCGCGATCGTCAAGGAGCGGACGAAGCAGGAGTCCTGA
- a CDS encoding phosphonatase-like hydrolase, translating into MIELAVFDMAGTTIEEHGAVYEALRHAVESTGVTVDAQDLQTWMGTDKREAIDALVRLGGGTPDAELVERQYGVFRLFLKQRYAEVPPQPIAQADKALAELRARGIKVALTTGFSDDVALPLLASLGWSTGEGGNLDAVVTADEVVRGRPAPYMIHRAMEKTGVVDVRKVLVAGDTAVDLQAGHHAGAGVVVGVLTGQLPRTELELHPHTYVLDSVAEVPGLAEATTAE; encoded by the coding sequence GTGATTGAACTCGCCGTCTTCGACATGGCAGGCACGACGATCGAGGAACACGGCGCGGTGTACGAGGCGCTGCGCCACGCCGTCGAGTCGACCGGCGTGACCGTCGACGCGCAGGACCTCCAGACCTGGATGGGCACCGACAAGCGCGAGGCCATCGACGCCCTGGTCCGCCTCGGCGGCGGCACCCCGGACGCGGAGCTCGTCGAGCGGCAGTACGGGGTCTTCCGCCTGTTCCTGAAGCAGCGCTACGCGGAGGTCCCGCCGCAGCCCATAGCCCAGGCCGACAAGGCCCTCGCCGAACTGCGCGCCCGGGGCATCAAGGTCGCCCTGACCACCGGATTCAGCGACGACGTCGCCCTGCCGCTGCTCGCGTCGCTCGGCTGGTCCACGGGCGAGGGCGGCAACCTCGACGCGGTCGTCACCGCCGACGAGGTCGTCCGCGGCCGCCCCGCCCCGTACATGATCCACCGGGCGATGGAGAAGACCGGCGTCGTGGACGTCCGCAAGGTGCTCGTCGCGGGTGACACCGCGGTCGACCTGCAGGCGGGGCACCACGCGGGCGCGGGCGTCGTCGTCGGCGTCCTCACCGGCCAGCTCCCGCGCACGGAGCTCGAACTGCACCCGCACACCTACGTGCTGGACAGCGTCGCCGAGGTGCCGGGCCTCGCGGAGGCGACGACCGCGGAGTAG
- a CDS encoding TNT domain-containing protein gives MKSLRLVLAALGAMVALTAPPSAAAAESAPATAAHEPCTGEFQGDARLGPKYLPKKWQAPVGPLLKAYHRTGSLSPKAFLKKYWEGPADSGSWKYPPNDGFTETNGQVDRRPTELRPGQTLDRFGSEYGSYLAPAGDAYKKRALPPQNLNTREPAYACDYHVYEVAKPFFVWQGPIAPWFEQPGGGRQIKLDQAFLNPGEGQRLNVKWLLEHDYLEPA, from the coding sequence GTGAAGTCCCTACGTCTGGTCCTGGCCGCCCTGGGAGCGATGGTGGCGCTCACCGCGCCGCCGTCCGCAGCGGCAGCGGAGTCCGCGCCCGCGACCGCCGCACACGAGCCCTGCACGGGTGAGTTCCAAGGCGACGCCCGGCTCGGCCCGAAGTACCTGCCCAAGAAGTGGCAGGCCCCGGTCGGCCCGCTCCTGAAGGCCTACCACCGCACCGGCTCGCTCAGCCCGAAGGCGTTCCTGAAGAAGTACTGGGAGGGGCCCGCCGACTCCGGCAGCTGGAAGTACCCGCCGAACGACGGATTCACCGAGACCAACGGCCAGGTCGACCGCCGCCCCACCGAGCTGCGGCCCGGCCAGACCCTCGACCGGTTCGGCTCGGAGTACGGCTCCTATCTGGCGCCCGCCGGGGACGCGTACAAGAAGCGGGCGCTGCCGCCGCAGAACCTCAACACCCGTGAGCCCGCCTACGCGTGCGACTATCACGTCTACGAGGTCGCCAAGCCGTTCTTCGTGTGGCAGGGCCCGATCGCTCCCTGGTTCGAGCAGCCCGGCGGCGGCCGGCAGATCAAGCTCGATCAGGCGTTCCTCAACCCCGGTGAGGGCCAGCGCCTCAACGTGAAGTGGCTCCTGGAACACGACTACCTCGAGCCCGCGTAA
- the asnB gene encoding asparagine synthase (glutamine-hydrolyzing): MCGITGWVSFDRDLRASADTLDAMTQTMECRGPDDRGTWTEGPAALGHRRLAIIDLPGGRQPMTAETPRGTVALVYSGETYNYTELRRELTGHGHRFTTESDTEVVLRGYLEWGEGLAERLNGMYAFAVWDGRENKLVMIRDRMGIKPFYFYETPDGVLFGSEPKAILANPLAKSRVTLDGLRELFTIVKTPGHAVWDGMHEVEPGTIVTVDRSGLRQRAYWTLETRPHTDDRETSIATVRSLLDDIVRRQLVSDVPRCTLLSGGLDSSAMTAIAARQLGEQGETVRSFAVDFVGQTENFVADGMRGTPDTPYVHDVAKAAGTDHRDIVLDSNELADPEVRARVIRARDIPAGFGDMDASLYLLFRAIREHSTVALSGESADEVFGGYLQFFDEEARSAYTFPWLVRMSQHFGDDSDVLRGDLAGALDLDGYVRNSYAGAVRGIQRLDGESDFEFRMRRMCHLHLTRFVRVLLDRKDRTSMAVGLEVRVPFCDHRLVEYVYNTPWSLKSFDGREKSLLREATADVLPKSVYDRVKSPYPSTQDPKYAVALQNQAKDLLARPSHRVFDLVDRERVARAAHRDVPQTEQASRRGLERTLDLALWLDMYSPELVLS; the protein is encoded by the coding sequence ATGTGTGGCATCACCGGCTGGGTCTCCTTCGATCGCGACCTGCGCGCTTCGGCCGACACATTGGATGCGATGACGCAGACGATGGAGTGCCGCGGCCCGGACGACCGCGGCACGTGGACCGAGGGGCCCGCGGCGCTCGGCCACCGCAGGCTGGCGATCATCGACCTGCCGGGCGGGCGTCAGCCGATGACCGCCGAGACACCGCGCGGCACCGTCGCGCTCGTGTACTCCGGCGAGACGTACAACTACACGGAACTCCGCCGCGAACTGACCGGACACGGCCACAGGTTCACCACCGAATCCGACACCGAGGTCGTGCTGCGCGGCTACCTGGAGTGGGGCGAGGGGCTGGCCGAGCGCCTCAACGGCATGTACGCGTTCGCCGTCTGGGACGGCCGCGAGAACAAGCTCGTGATGATCAGGGACCGCATGGGCATCAAGCCGTTCTATTTCTACGAGACTCCGGACGGCGTCCTCTTCGGGTCCGAGCCCAAGGCGATCCTCGCCAATCCGCTCGCGAAGTCACGCGTGACGTTGGACGGCCTGCGGGAGCTGTTCACCATCGTGAAGACGCCGGGCCACGCGGTCTGGGACGGGATGCACGAGGTGGAGCCGGGCACCATCGTGACCGTCGACCGGAGCGGGCTGCGGCAGCGGGCGTACTGGACGCTGGAGACCCGCCCGCACACCGACGACCGCGAGACGTCGATCGCGACCGTGCGCTCGCTCCTCGACGACATCGTGCGCCGCCAGCTCGTCTCCGACGTGCCGCGCTGCACGCTGCTGTCCGGCGGCCTCGACTCGTCCGCCATGACGGCGATCGCGGCGCGGCAGCTCGGTGAACAAGGCGAGACCGTACGCAGCTTCGCCGTGGACTTCGTGGGCCAGACGGAGAACTTCGTCGCCGACGGGATGCGCGGCACACCCGACACGCCGTACGTGCACGATGTGGCGAAGGCGGCCGGCACCGACCACCGCGACATCGTCCTCGACTCGAACGAGCTGGCCGACCCCGAGGTGCGCGCCCGGGTGATCCGGGCCCGTGACATCCCCGCGGGCTTCGGGGACATGGACGCGTCGCTCTATCTGCTGTTCCGGGCGATCAGGGAGCACTCGACCGTCGCCCTGTCGGGCGAGTCCGCCGACGAGGTGTTCGGCGGCTACCTCCAGTTCTTCGACGAGGAGGCGCGCAGTGCCTACACGTTTCCGTGGCTGGTGCGCATGTCCCAGCACTTCGGCGACGACTCCGACGTCCTGCGCGGCGACCTGGCCGGCGCCCTCGACCTAGACGGATACGTCCGCAACAGCTACGCGGGCGCCGTGCGCGGCATCCAACGTCTGGACGGCGAGAGCGACTTCGAGTTCCGGATGCGCAGGATGTGCCATCTGCACCTGACCCGTTTTGTGCGGGTCCTGCTCGACCGCAAGGACCGCACGAGCATGGCCGTCGGACTGGAGGTGCGCGTCCCGTTCTGCGACCACCGGCTCGTCGAGTACGTGTACAACACGCCCTGGTCGCTGAAGTCGTTCGACGGCCGGGAGAAGAGCCTGCTGCGCGAGGCGACCGCGGACGTGCTGCCGAAGTCGGTGTACGACCGGGTGAAGAGCCCGTATCCGTCGACGCAGGACCCGAAGTACGCCGTGGCACTCCAGAACCAGGCGAAGGATCTGCTCGCCCGGCCGTCGCACCGGGTGTTCGACCTGGTCGACCGGGAGCGGGTGGCGCGGGCCGCGCACCGTGACGTACCGCAGACCGAGCAGGCGTCCCGGCGCGGGCTCGAACGCACGCTGGACCTCGCGCTCTGGCTCGACATGTACAGCCCTGAGCTGGTCCTTTCCTGA
- a CDS encoding TIGR03364 family FAD-dependent oxidoreductase → MSITTASPSTPSPASELPSGRSDLVVVGAGVVGLAHAFEAARRGLTVTVIERDWQPVGASVRNFGHCCITAQRGDLLELAYRSRAGWLEAAKSSGLWAKEAGALVVARSEAELAVLEELREERGADTVRLRTREEVAGELGRGADAGDIVGGAFLPDDLRVNPREAAPDLAAWLSIQPNVTVVWGTNVNGVEEGTVHTGRGPVHGDRILVCVGHDLDRLYPTAAEEHGIERCRLTMARVAAPDAFRTNAAILTATSMLRYDAFTAMPSGPRLREEVIGHSPELLDVVANVMFTRLPDGTVLVGDSHAYGRTAIPFEDEPTAQLLLDSAAKVLGTGDLQVKERWQGVYASSGSGPLLVRDMAPGVRAISVTSGIGMTLSFGLAAATFDESLAATA, encoded by the coding sequence ATGAGCATCACAACAGCGTCCCCCTCCACCCCTTCGCCCGCCTCCGAGCTGCCCAGCGGCCGCAGCGACCTGGTCGTCGTCGGCGCCGGGGTCGTCGGCCTCGCCCACGCCTTCGAGGCCGCCCGGCGCGGGCTGACCGTCACGGTCATCGAGCGGGACTGGCAGCCCGTAGGGGCTTCGGTACGCAACTTCGGGCACTGCTGCATCACGGCACAGCGCGGCGACCTGCTGGAACTCGCCTACCGCTCGCGGGCCGGATGGCTGGAGGCCGCGAAGAGCTCGGGCCTGTGGGCCAAGGAGGCCGGCGCGCTCGTGGTGGCGAGGTCGGAGGCGGAACTGGCGGTCCTGGAGGAGCTGCGCGAGGAGCGCGGCGCGGACACCGTCCGGCTGCGGACCCGCGAGGAGGTCGCGGGCGAACTCGGCCGGGGCGCCGACGCCGGCGACATCGTGGGCGGCGCCTTCCTCCCCGACGACCTGCGCGTCAACCCCCGCGAGGCCGCCCCGGACCTGGCCGCATGGCTGTCCATACAGCCCAACGTCACCGTGGTGTGGGGCACGAACGTGAACGGCGTCGAGGAGGGCACCGTCCACACCGGCCGCGGCCCGGTCCACGGCGACCGGATCCTCGTCTGCGTGGGTCACGACCTGGACCGCCTGTACCCCACGGCGGCGGAGGAGCACGGCATCGAGCGCTGCCGCCTCACCATGGCGCGCGTCGCGGCGCCCGACGCCTTCCGCACGAACGCGGCGATCCTGACCGCCACGTCCATGCTGCGCTACGACGCCTTCACGGCCATGCCGTCGGGGCCGAGGCTGCGCGAGGAGGTTATCGGTCACAGCCCCGAGCTGCTCGACGTCGTCGCGAACGTCATGTTCACCCGGCTGCCCGACGGAACGGTCCTCGTCGGTGACTCGCACGCCTACGGGCGGACCGCGATCCCCTTCGAGGACGAGCCGACGGCACAGCTGCTGCTCGACTCGGCGGCCAAGGTCCTCGGCACGGGCGATCTCCAGGTGAAGGAGCGCTGGCAGGGCGTCTACGCGAGCAGCGGCAGCGGCCCCCTCCTGGTCCGCGACATGGCACCCGGCGTACGGGCCATCTCGGTCACCTCCGGCATCGGTATGACACTCTCCTTCGGCCTCGCCGCAGCCACGTTCGACGAGTCCCTGGCCGCGACGGCCTGA